TGCCCGGTCTCGACCACGAGGACATCGGGCTCGTCGGTGAAGCGGATCCCGCTCACGGCTCCCATCTCCATCAGGCGTCCCGCCAAGCGATGGGGTTCCCGGCAACGGAGCCGGACGCTGCGGGCCCGGTCCTCGATGAGGTCGCGGATCTCGTGCACGTCCCCATGGGCGAGGACGCGGCCCTGGTGCAGGAGGAGGATGTGCGGCGTCATCTGCTCCACCTCGTGCAGGATGTGGCTCGAGACCAGCACCGTGTGCCCTTCCCTTCCGAGCTGCACGACGAGGTCGATGGTCTCCTTCCGCCCCACGGGATCCATGCCGTTGAGCGGCTCGTCGAGGAGGAGGATTTCCGGCGCGAGCGCCAGCGCCTGCGCCAGCTTGGTGCGTTGCCGCATGCCTTTGGAGAATGCCGCCATGGGCTTGCGGAGCTCCGGGTCGAGTCCGGTGCGCGTCAGGGCCTCTCCGGCCTTCTGCGTCGCCTCGCTGGCGGAGAGGCCCGCGAGGCGCAGCATGGCCGCGATGAACTCCCGGGCACCGAGCTCGGGATAGATGCTGTCGGTCTCGGGACAATAGCCCACGCGGTGGAAGAGGTCCGGATTGCCCCAGGGCACCTCGCCCAAGATGCGAACGCCGCCGCGGCTCGGGCGGATCTGGCCGGTGAGAACCTTGAGCAGTGTCGACTTGCCGGCGCCGTTCGGGCCGAGGAGACCCGTCACGCCTGGCTCTAGCGCGAAGCTCGCCCCGGAAAGACCGATGACCTCGCCGTACCAGCGGGAAAGGTCCT
The Candidatus Krumholzibacteriia bacterium DNA segment above includes these coding regions:
- a CDS encoding ABC transporter ATP-binding protein; the protein is MPTLEVQDLSRWYGEVIGLSGASFALEPGVTGLLGPNGAGKSTLLKVLTGQIRPSRGGVRILGEVPWGNPDLFHRVGYCPETDSIYPELGAREFIAAMLRLAGLSASEATQKAGEALTRTGLDPELRKPMAAFSKGMRQRTKLAQALALAPEILLLDEPLNGMDPVGRKETIDLVVQLGREGHTVLVSSHILHEVEQMTPHILLLHQGRVLAHGDVHEIRDLIEDRARSVRLRCREPHRLAGRLMEMGAVSGIRFTDEPDVLVVETGHADLFFARLTQLGLEDGLGIEEVQPLDDDLHSVFEYLVR